The following proteins are encoded in a genomic region of Gaiella occulta:
- a CDS encoding DUF5131 family protein, translating into MADRSAIEWTEATWNPVSGCSKVSPGCAHCYAETISLRFRHSLKPWTPENAKENVRLHEGRIDQPLRWRRPRLVFVNSMSDLFHEEVPFEFVDRVWNVMTEASHHTFQVLTKRPEIASKWATHYLAEHGSLGANVWLGVSIENSRYTFRADVLRTIPATVHFISAEPLLGSLYASGTNRRPLDLTGIDWLIAGGESGARSRPVDVRWVRELRDGCRDAGVAFFFKQWGGRTAKAGGRELDGRIFDEMPRAATG; encoded by the coding sequence ATGGCCGACCGGTCAGCTATCGAGTGGACCGAGGCGACCTGGAACCCGGTCTCCGGGTGTAGCAAGGTCTCTCCCGGCTGTGCGCACTGTTATGCGGAGACGATCAGCCTTCGTTTTCGGCATTCGCTGAAGCCTTGGACGCCTGAGAACGCGAAGGAGAATGTTCGGCTCCACGAGGGCAGGATCGACCAGCCGCTTCGGTGGCGTCGTCCCCGCCTCGTGTTCGTGAACTCGATGAGCGACCTCTTTCACGAGGAGGTGCCGTTCGAGTTCGTCGACCGCGTCTGGAACGTGATGACCGAGGCGTCTCATCACACGTTCCAGGTGCTGACCAAGCGGCCAGAGATCGCTAGCAAGTGGGCGACCCACTATCTCGCCGAACACGGCTCGCTCGGCGCCAACGTGTGGCTCGGCGTCTCGATCGAAAACAGTCGCTACACGTTTCGCGCCGACGTACTTCGGACGATCCCGGCGACCGTTCACTTCATCTCAGCGGAGCCCTTGCTCGGCAGCTTGTACGCGTCGGGGACGAACCGGCGGCCACTCGATCTAACTGGGATCGACTGGCTGATCGCGGGCGGTGAATCCGGAGCGCGCTCACGACCGGTGGACGTCCGCTGGGTGCGCGAGCTGCGTGATGGGTGCCGGGACGCAGGCGTCGCGTTCTTCTTCAAGCAGTGGGGAGGGCGCACGGCCAAGGCCGGCGGCCGCGAACTGGACGGCCGCATCTTTGACGAAATGCCTCGCGCTGCTACAGGGTGA